One segment of Daphnia magna isolate NIES linkage group LG2, ASM2063170v1.1, whole genome shotgun sequence DNA contains the following:
- the LOC123469595 gene encoding LOW QUALITY PROTEIN: serine/threonine-protein kinase Tao-like (The sequence of the model RefSeq protein was modified relative to this genomic sequence to represent the inferred CDS: inserted 1 base in 1 codon): MPTVPRAGSLKDPEVADLFDHDDPDRIFEDLREIGHGSFGAVYYARHAFTKEIVAIKKMSYMGKQCHEKWQDILKEIRFLRQLRHPNTIEYKGCYLREHTAWLVMEYCLGSASDIIEVHKRPLREEEIAGICDGVLRGLDYLHTMNRIHRDVKAGNILLTEIGTVKLADFGSASLHCPANSFVGTPYWMAPEVILAMDEGQYDGKVDVWSLGITCVELAERKPPYFNMNAMSALYHIAQNDSPSLSSSTWSEVFRHFVDSCLQKNPSDRPTAGRLLHHQFITRPRPGTVIIDLIHRTKAAVRDLDNLNYRKMKKILMVDSCETESNTGDAEGEEEQGGDSSKSNSITSEQSIQSTGISASSQSSSTSSIPPRTADPENSSIYPMSVRNRTKSLHANNLSGVSDGLSLSTNATNSLNTNHFATIRTTSIVSKQQKEHMQEEMHEQMSGYKRMRREHQSALIKLEERCRVEMEGHKQMLDKEYETLLTSFRKELEKLHVKHQQELERKLKQNLSGEKKLTKEMNARHLLEKKNFEIQVRREYKQTKERWKQELSSDESTTKRQRDAALQNYKDXLKAIEAREEERLTKSQKDYLELEVRRLRRAKLLSYHRLERELLCEELNRRQAQLETAHAMLLRHHELTQELEYRQQRAVHMLREEQLRRQHQTELSNQHEYTQRAERELRKKHAVELKQQPKSLKQKEILIRKQFRETVKIQTRQYKALKAQELASTPRDQQKGVIKKLKEDQRRKLTLLGEQYERSIAEMLQKQSIRLDESQEVEAQVMRDKLQRELEILMAYQSKSKMTAEAQRNRERAELEERVSVRRALLEQKMEEETREFLRERSDRIRLLHENQAKELERFDDESVRLGFSALAIAEPPRETYGDEDSDSITGSTLSLNRPGVPNHHGANHSVATTSASSSSQSSSFTPSSNSVSSNYACTGRP; the protein is encoded by the exons ATGCCTACTGTGCCAAG GGCAGGCAGTTTGAAGGACCCAGAGGTAGCAGACCTCTTTGACCATGACGACCCAGACCGGATATTCGAAGATCTCCGAGAGATCGGTCATGGAAGTTTTGGAGCTGTTTATTATGCCCGTCATGCTTTTACGAAGGAAATTGtggccattaaaaaaatgtcctATATGGGAAAACAATGCCATGAAAAATGGCAGGATATCCTCAAAGAAATTCGTTTCCTTCGACAGTTACGCCATCCCAATACAATTGAGTATAAAGGATGTTATCTCAGGGAACACACAGCCTGG TTGGTCATGGAGTACTGCCTTGGCTCAGCTTCCGATATAATTGAAGTTCATAAGAGGCCATTACGTGAGGAGGAGATTGCTGGCATCTGTGACGGTGTTCTACGTGGTCTGGACTACCTGCACACTATGAATCGCATCCATCGCGACGTCAAGGCTGGCAATATTCTTCTGACTGAAATTGGAACTGTTAAGCTAG CTGATTTCGGATCGGCAAGTTTACATTGTCCGGCCAATAGTTTTGTCGGAACTCCATATTGGATGGCGCCAGAAGTTATCCTTGCAATGGACGAAGGACAGTACGATGGAAAAGTGGATGTCTGGTCATTGGGAATTACTTGCGTGGAATTAG CTGAGAGAAAACCCCcttatttcaatatgaatgccATGAGTGCCCTGTACCACATAGCGCAGAATGATAGCCCATCGCTATCGTCATCTACTTGGTCTGAAGTATTTCGTCATTTCGTCGACTCTTGTCTTCAAAAGAATCCATCTGACAGACCTACGGCTGGTCGTCTTTTACAT CATCAATTTATTACACGTCCAAGACCTGGGACTGTAATAATTGACTTGATACATCGCACTAAAGCTGCTGTTCGTGATCTGGACAATTTAAACTATcgtaaaatgaagaaaatattGATGGTTGATTCTTGTGAAACGGAAAGCAATACTGGTGATGCAGAAG GCGAAGAAGAACAAGGTGGTGACAGCAGTAAAAGTAATTCAATAACGTCCGAACAGAGTATTCAATCAACCGGCATCAGCGCTAGTTCACAAAGTAGCTCTACGAGCAGCATCCCGCCACGCACAGCGGATCCGGAAAACAGCTCGATATATCCCATGTCGGTTCGAAATCGAACAAAG tCGCTGCACGCCAACAACTTGTCGGGTGTGAGCGACGGTCTATCACTCAGCACCAACGCAACCAACAGCCTGAATACCAATCACTTCGCTACCATTAGAACTACGTCGATCGTTTCAAAACAGCAAAAAGAGCACATGCAAGAAGAAATGCACGAGCAAATGTCTGGCTACAAACGCATGCGCCGAGAACACCAGAGTGCTCTGATCAAG CTGGAAGAGAGATGTAGAGTAGAAATGGAGGGCCATAAGCAAATGTTAGACAAAGAGTACGAAACGTTACTAACATCATTCCGCAAGGAACTGGAAAAGCTTCATGTGAAACATCAGCAAGAACTTGAACGCAAG CTGAAGCAGAATTTATCTGGCGAGAAAAAGCTGACCAAAGAAATGAACGCGCGACATTtgctcgaaaagaaaaattttgaaattcagGTGCGTCGCGAATACAAGCAAACTAAAGAAAGGTGGAAGCAGGAACTCAGCAGCGATGAGAGCACAACAAAACGCCAACGAGATGCGGCCCTACA GAATTACAAAG TCCTGAAGGCAATCGAAGCGCGTGAGGAAGAACGCTTGACGAAGAGCCAGAAGGACTATTTGGAATTAGAGGTGCGCAGATTACGGCGTGCAAAACTCCTGTCTTATCACCGATTAGAACGTGAGCTGTTGTGTGAAGAGCTCAATAGGAGGCAAGCTCAATTGGAGACGGCCCACGCCATGTTGCTTCGCCACCATGAGCTGACGCAAGAGCTGGAATATCGGCAGCAGCGTGCAGTTCACATGCTGCGAGAGGAACAGCTTAGGCGACAGCATCAGACGGAATTGTCCAATCAGCACGAGTACACCCAGCGTGCAGAGCGCGAACTACGCAAAAAACACGCCGTCGAATTGAAGCAACAGCCCAaaagtttgaaacaaaaagaaattttaatcCGTAAGCAGTTCCGAGAGACGGTTAAAATTCAGACACGCCAATATAAAGCGCTCAAGGCCCAAGAGCTGGCCTCGACACCGCGAGACCAACAAAAAGGTGTGATCAAGAAACTGAAAGAAGATCAGCGACGCAAATTGACTCTTCTCGGTGAACAGTACGAGCGAAGTATCGCCGAAATGCTTCAAAAACAGTCG ATACGCCTAGACGAATCGCAAGAAGTGGAAGCGCAAGTGATGCGGGATAAGCTGCAACGAGAATTGGAAATTCTTATGGCTTACCAGTCAAAGAGTAAAATGACAGCCGAAGCACAGCGCAATAGGGAGAGAGCGGAATTGGAAGAAAGGGTGTCGGTGCGCCGTGCCCTACTGGAACAAAAG ATGGAAGAAGAAACGCGAGAATTCTTACGTGAACGCTCCGACCGGATCCGTCTGcttcacgaaaatcaggccaAAGAATTAGAACGTTTTGACGACGAATCCGTGAGACTCGGCTTCAg TGCACTAGCCATTGCTGAACCTCCCCGCGAAACGTATGGAGACGAAGACTCTGACAGCATCACGGGAAGTACGCTTAGCCTGAATCGTCCAG GGGTACCGAACCACCACGGTGCAAATCACTCAGTGGCAACCACCTCAGCATCATCATCGTCACAATCTTCCTCGTTCACTCCATCATCCAATTCGGTTTCTTCCAACTACGCCTGCACTGGACGACCATGA
- the LOC123469895 gene encoding LOW QUALITY PROTEIN: SH2B adapter protein 2-like (The sequence of the model RefSeq protein was modified relative to this genomic sequence to represent the inferred CDS: deleted 4 bases in 4 codons): MAVQAITADAWRLVNSCDFVKYGKSNGTGPHFPSSASNLRPGSVPRTVQDCSDYSDTERDISSTSYPSVKPRQTGPKPFFRRFSLKGFRKGKGLFHKQHSDEVELLRPQQSLNPLFEGTVNYLTSESLDGTPKWERCRLCLVKTVGAYMLEFFSPPKASQPKCGVFCFLITEARETTALEMPDKENTYVLKAANNPSHQPKAQCTEGEIESNGNPNENSSVSVSAIQTTDFYWSTNPISGGSRSLLPVSPSLEDLDLGTSRLDQEHDYVLDLYGTLRHYPWFHGTLSRSDAAGLVLQEGAVGHGVFLVRQSETRKGEFVLTFNFQGRAKHLRLTISSEGQCRVQHLWFQSVFDMLEHFRSHPIPLESGGLSDVTLTQYVVAESAFQVIYFFYLSLSMIAIFKLFK; this comes from the exons atggcCGTCCAGGCGATCACAGCCGATGCCTGGAGAT TGGTGAATTCATGTGACTTTGTCAAATATGGGAAAAGCAACGGGACTGGGCCACATTTCCCAAGTTCTGCTTCCAATTTGAGACCAGGCAGTGTTCCGAGAACTGTGCAAGACTGTAGTGATTATTCGGATACCGAAAGAGAtatttcttctacttcttACCCTTCTGTCAAACCTAGACAGACAGGGCCAAAGCCATTCTTCAGACGCTTTTCTTTGAAAGGTTTTCGG AAAGGAAAAGGATTGTTCCACAAGCAACATTCAGATGAAGTTGAACTCCTCAGGCCTCAGCAGTCGCTA AATCCTTTGTTTGAAGGTACGGTCAACTACTTGACCAGTGAAAGCCTTGATGGTACTCCG AAATGGGAACGTTGCCGTCTTTGCTTGGTGAAAACCGTTGGT GCTTATATGTTGGAGTTTTTCTCTCCACCTAAAGCCAGTCAACCAAAATGTGGAGTATTCTGTTTCTTGATAACTGAGGCAAGAGAAACAACAGCGCTTGAAATGCCGGATAAGGAAAACACTTATGTTCTaaag GCTGCCAATAATCCGA GTCATCAACCGAAGGCACAGTGCACCGAGGGAGAAATCGAGTCAAACGGCAATCCAAATGAAAATTCATCGGTGTCCGTCAGTGCAATTCAAACCACCGATTTTTATTGGTCAACGAACCCCATCTCTGGAGGATCTCGTTCGCTGCTTCCCGTTTCACCCAGTCTTGAGGATCTTGATTTAGGCACTAGTCGACTTGATCAGGAACACG ATTACGTTCTAGATTTGTATGGTACATTGAGACACTACCCTTGGTTCCACGGGACGTTGAGTCGGTCAGATGCGGCCGGGCTAGTTCTTCAAGAAGGAGCGGTAGGACATGGGGTTTTC CTTGTCCGCCAAAGTGAAACCCGTAAAGGCGAATTCGTTTTAACTTTCAATTTCCAAGGCCGTGCTAAA CATCTACGTCTTACTATTAGTAGTGAGGGGCAATGTCGAGTACAACACCTTTGGTTTCAATCCGTTTTCGACATGCTGGAACACTTTCGTTCGCACCCGATCCCTCTGGAATCGGGAGGCCTATCTGATGTTACGCTGACGCAGTATGTTGTAGCGGAATCAGCCTTTCAGGTGATTTACTTTTTCTATCTATCACTGTCAATGATTGCCATCTTCAAGCTGTTTAAATAG